A stretch of DNA from Streptococcus sp. NPS 308:
TTACCAGCAGGGATTTGCAATTTTACAAGTTTTTCGACTTTTTTAGCCATTTTTAAATCCTCCTTTGTGGTTTTGGCGGTAATGTAAGATTTTTACCTCCCACAAGTATGCTTTACACATACTTTTCCATTATACACTATTTATCTAAAAATGCAAGAGAAAACTTTCATTTTTAATCGACATAATCGCCGCCTTCAAAGCCATAGTACTCTTCCAAACTGAGACCACTTGCAGCAATTTCTTTGGCTTCTTTTCCAACGTAGCGGAGATGCCATTCTTCTGCCATGTAGCCGGTCTCCTTTTCCTTGTCTTTGAGATAGCGGACAACAAAGCCATAGTCAGCCGCATGGTCCAAGAGCCACTGGGCTGCCTTTTCTTCAGTAACTAAATCACCATCTGTCCCAATAAGATCAAAAGCAAGACCAGTCTGGTGTTCACTGTAACCTGGTCGTGCTGAGTAGCGATCCGCCGCTTCCTTCCCGTCTTGATTGACATAGTCTTGGTAGAGCTTAGCCTGAGTTTCATAACTCCTAAACCCACTGTAGTGGTCACTAATTGGATAGCCAGCTGCTTGCATTGCTGCAATGAGTTTGAGCAACTCCGCTTTAGCTGTTGGATTTTCTCCTGGATTGTAGTCTTTTGACAAAGGATAACGTTTATTAGCTAGGATAATTTCATCGTATTTCCCTTGAATACTATAGTAGTCTCCCTTATTGACAACTTCTGCCTTCTTCTGACTAGAAGCTTGGGATTTGCTCCCTACAGTTCCTTCAGGTTGTCTAGTTTGTTCTGTTTTTTGAGTATTTTCTTCAACTTTCGTTTTTTCTTGCGAACAAGCTGCAAGAGTCAATGCTAGTAAACCAGATAAAATGACATATCTTTTTTTCATTTCTTTCTTCCTCTCTCTTAGGCCAAATGCTTCTCCAATTCATGAGATAAGATTTTAATCATCTCTTCCAGCTCTGGCGATTGTACTTGGCAATCTTCTGCTGCCATTTCTTCCCAGGGTACCCACCAGACTGGGCCACGGCCATTAAGTCCGTGCCCCTTCATATCACCTGCTCTTCGCGGAAAAAGATGCCAATGAGCGTGGGCATCGCCATTTCCTAGGAGTTCAATATTCATCTTTTCAGCCTCAAATGCTTTGGCGACTGCTTCTTGGACCAAACTCATTTCCTTTAAAAAGCGAAGTTTTACAGAAGTTTCCATATGATGGAGTTCTGTGACATGTTCTTTTGCTAAAAATAAGGTATAGCCCTTAAAGTATTGGTGGTCTCCAATAACAACATAGCCTGTTTCTAGTTCTTTGACAAAGTAGGGATTTTCTCCAGCTTTGATGAGTTCGATTCTCTGACAGATTAAGCACATTCTATGATACCGCCTCGCTCTTGAGATAGGCATCTACCATACGCTCAGTCGCTACTACTGAATCGATGTGGGTACGCTCATAAGAGTGACTGGACTCGATTCCCGCACCAAGGAGGGCATGCTTGACCTCTGCTCCTGCAGACATAGCTGCTGAAGCGTCCGATCCATAAAATGGATAGATATCCAGCTTAAATGGAATATCTTGCTCTTTCGCCAAAGCTACTAAGTGTTGACGGAAGTCATAGTGATAAGGACCGGAAGCATCCTTGACACAGATAGATAATGTGTACTCATCCGTCTGTTGGTCATCGCCCATAGCTCCCATATCCACAGCTAGATATTCTACTACCTGATCAGGAATATTGGAGTTTGCACCATGACCCACTTCTTCAAACACTGAAAAAGCAAAGTGTGTCGTCATCGGCAAGTCAATTCCTTCTTCTTTATAAACTCGAAGGAGATTGAGTAAAATTGCTGCGCTGACCTTGTCATCCAAGTGGCGAGACTTGATAAAACCAGTTTCCGTCACAACTGTTCGCGGATCAAAGCTAATGAAGTCACCAACTTCAATGCCCAAGGCGCGGGTTTCTTTTTCATTGGTCACTTTTTCGTCCAAACGCACTTCCATATTGTCCTGCGTACGTTCTGCAGTTCCTGCATCTTTGTA
This window harbors:
- a CDS encoding HIT family protein produces the protein MCLICQRIELIKAGENPYFVKELETGYVVIGDHQYFKGYTLFLAKEHVTELHHMETSVKLRFLKEMSLVQEAVAKAFEAEKMNIELLGNGDAHAHWHLFPRRAGDMKGHGLNGRGPVWWVPWEEMAAEDCQVQSPELEEMIKILSHELEKHLA
- a CDS encoding M42 family metallopeptidase, translated to MNQTVNYIKELTAIASPTGFTREISDYLVHTLEELGYQPVRTAKGGVNVTIKGQNDEEHRYVTAHVDTLGAIVRAVKPDGRLKLDRIGGFPWNMIEGENCTVHVASTGKTVSGTILIHQTSCHVYKDAGTAERTQDNMEVRLDEKVTNEKETRALGIEVGDFISFDPRTVVTETGFIKSRHLDDKVSAAILLNLLRVYKEEGIDLPMTTHFAFSVFEEVGHGANSNIPDQVVEYLAVDMGAMGDDQQTDEYTLSICVKDASGPYHYDFRQHLVALAKEQDIPFKLDIYPFYGSDASAAMSAGAEVKHALLGAGIESSHSYERTHIDSVVATERMVDAYLKSEAVS
- the ldcB gene encoding LD-carboxypeptidase LdcB/DacB, whose protein sequence is MKKRYVILSGLLALTLAACSQEKTKVEENTQKTEQTRQPEGTVGSKSQASSQKKAEVVNKGDYYSIQGKYDEIILANKRYPLSKDYNPGENPTAKAELLKLIAAMQAAGYPISDHYSGFRSYETQAKLYQDYVNQDGKEAADRYSARPGYSEHQTGLAFDLIGTDGDLVTEEKAAQWLLDHAADYGFVVRYLKDKEKETGYMAEEWHLRYVGKEAKEIAASGLSLEEYYGFEGGDYVD